From a region of the Phragmites australis chromosome 21, lpPhrAust1.1, whole genome shotgun sequence genome:
- the LOC133903992 gene encoding phragmoplastin DRP1E-like has product MATMENAIVLVNRIQRACTVLGDHGGGDGAASLPTLWEALPSIAVVGGQSSGKSSVLESIVGRDFLRRGSGIVTRRPLVLQLHKMEDGMQEYAEFLHMPKHRFADFSLVRKEIQDETDRLTGKSKQISPVPLHLSIYSPHVVNLTLIDLPGLTKVAIEGQPESIVQDIKKLVRSYVAKGRKHKGPKHP; this is encoded by the exons ATGGCGACCATGGAGAACGCGATCGTGCTCGTGAACCGCATCCAGCGCGCCTGCACCGTCCTCGGCGACcacggcggcggggacggcgcCGCCTCCCTCCCCACCCTGTGGGAAGCGCTCCCTTCCATCGCCGTCGTCGGCGGCCAG AGTTCGGGGAAATCATCGGTGCTGGAGAGCATCGTGGGGCGAGACTTCCTGCGTCGAGGCTCAG GAATCGTGACGAGGAGGCCACTGGTGCTGCAGCTGCACAAAATGGAGGACGGGATGCAGGAGTACGCCGAATTTCTGCATATGCCCAAGCACCGCTTCGCTGATTTCT CTCTTGTGCGGAAGGAAATCCAAGACGAAACTGACAGGTTGACGGGGAAGTCAAAGCAAATATCTCCAGTTCCACTTCATCTCAGCATATACTCTCCACATG TGGTCAACTTAACATTGATTGATCTGCCGGGTCTAACAAAAGTTGCCATAG AGGGGCAGCCTGAAAGCATAGTCCAGGATATAAAAAAATTGGTGCGCTCATATGTTGCTAAG GGCAGGAAACATAAAGGTCCGAAACACCCTTAA
- the LOC133903711 gene encoding uncharacterized protein LOC133903711 — MRCKLHPYANAVGVCAPCLRDRLLALAAERDAAASSDGGGCCGDSSCGSSPPRARWQHGAAAARGFPRSVSPYAAHRRSDACAYATSSESFAHQQPNLLFFRTPQVGPLAAASAVRADEPAEESDRKVERRRSFLAAIFGGGGRHGREEASRKDPPRRSTSWFSAIVRRKRRPADLAAASLPPAPLDEEPESPGGSSSSWWFPSPSPGRQHRRRHGGGAGASGDGISGFSVCLSPLVRPSGGRRRCQPPDPSSLGDSHRRHASAGGAASFGRNTSRKLADMGRFR; from the coding sequence ATGAGGTGCAAGCTCCACCCCTACGCCAACGCCGTGGGCGTCTGCGCGCCCTGCCTTCGCGACCGCCTGCTCGCGCTCGCCGCTGAGCGCGACGCGGCAGCCagcagcgacggcggcggttGCTGCGGCGACAGCAGCTGCGGCAGCTCGCCCCCGCGCGCGCGGTGGCAGCACGGCGCGGCGGCAGCCAGGGGGTTCCCGCGCTCCGTCTCGCCATACGCCGCGCACCGGCGCTCCGACGCCTGCGCGTACGCGACCTCGTCGGAGTCCTTCGCGCACCAGCAGCCGAACCTCCTCTTCTTCCGCACGCCGCAGGTCGGCCCTCTCGCGGCCGCTTCCGCCGTCCGCGCCGATGAGCCCGCTGAGGAGAGCGACAGGAAGGTCGAGCGGAGGCGGTCCTTCTTAGCAGCGatcttcggcggcggcgggcgccaCGGCCGGGAAGAGGCGAGCAGGAAGGACCCTCCCCGACGGTCCACCTCGTGGTTCTCGGCGATCGTCCGCCGCAAGCGGAGGCCGGCCGACTTGGCGGCGGCGTCCttgccgccggcgccgctgGACGAGGAGCCCGAGTCCCccggtggcagcagcagcagctggtgGTTCCCGTCGCCCTCGCCGGGCAGGCAGCACCGGCgccggcacggcggcggcgcgggcgccagCGGGGACGGGATCTCGGGGTTCTCGGTGTGCCTGAGTCCGCTCGTCCGTCCCAGCGGCGGCAGGCGCCGGTGCCAGCCGCCGGACCCCTCCTCCCTGGGAGACAGCCACCGGCGTCACGCGTCTGCCGGTGGCGCCGCGTCGTTTGGACGCAACACCTCCCGGAAGCTCGCCGACATGGGTAGGTTCCGATGA